In Streptomyces sp. NBC_00414, a single window of DNA contains:
- a CDS encoding F0F1 ATP synthase subunit C, with translation MAATETLAAVSGSLGSIGYGLAAIGPGVGVGIIFGNGTQALARQPEAAGLIRANQILGFAFCEALALIGLVMPFVYGV, from the coding sequence ATGGCTGCCACTGAGACCCTCGCCGCCGTCTCCGGCTCCCTCGGCTCCATCGGCTACGGCCTCGCCGCCATCGGTCCTGGCGTCGGCGTCGGCATCATCTTCGGCAACGGCACCCAGGCCCTCGCCCGTCAGCCCGAGGCTGCCGGCCTGATCCGCGCCAACCAGATCCTCGGCTTCGCCTTCTGTGAGGCGCTCGCCCTCATCGGCCTGGTCATGCCGTTCGTCTATGGCGTGTGA
- the atpB gene encoding F0F1 ATP synthase subunit A: protein MSADPTQVLAFETDCHIFDGCGFPAPGLHSFLFEPLVGDADSSVYFNKTMLLALLGSVIVIGFFWAAFRKPKVVPGKLQMVAEAGYDFVRRGVVYETIGKKEGEKYVPLIVSLFFFIWMMNIWSIVPVAQFPVTSIIAYPAVLAGIVYVLWVSLTFKRHGFVGAFKNFSGYDKSLGPVLPLAMGIELLSNLIVRPFTHAVRLFANMFAGHTLLLLFTIASWYLLNGIGIAYAGVSFVMVIVMTAFELFIQALQAYVFVLLTCTFIQGALAENH from the coding sequence GTGAGTGCTGACCCGACGCAGGTGCTCGCCTTCGAGACCGACTGCCACATCTTCGACGGCTGTGGATTCCCGGCTCCCGGCCTGCACTCGTTCCTGTTCGAGCCCCTCGTGGGCGATGCGGACAGCAGCGTCTATTTCAACAAGACGATGCTCCTGGCGCTGCTCGGCTCCGTCATCGTCATCGGCTTCTTCTGGGCCGCCTTCCGTAAGCCGAAGGTCGTCCCGGGCAAGCTGCAGATGGTCGCCGAGGCCGGATACGACTTCGTCCGGCGCGGCGTCGTCTACGAGACGATCGGCAAGAAGGAAGGCGAGAAGTACGTACCGCTGATCGTCTCGCTGTTCTTCTTCATCTGGATGATGAACATCTGGTCGATCGTCCCGGTCGCACAGTTCCCGGTCACGTCGATCATCGCGTACCCCGCGGTCCTCGCCGGGATCGTGTACGTCCTGTGGGTCTCGCTGACCTTCAAGCGGCACGGATTCGTCGGTGCGTTCAAGAACTTCTCCGGCTACGACAAGTCGCTGGGCCCGGTTCTTCCGCTGGCCATGGGTATCGAGCTGCTCTCGAACCTGATCGTCCGGCCGTTCACGCACGCGGTGCGACTGTTCGCGAACATGTTCGCGGGTCACACCCTGCTGCTGCTGTTCACGATCGCCAGCTGGTACCTGCTCAACGGCATCGGGATCGCCTACGCGGGCGTCTCGTTCGTCATGGTGATCGTCATGACGGCGTTCGAGCTGTTCATCCAGGCCCTGCAGGCATACGTCTTCGTGCTTCTGACCTGCACCTTCATCCAGGGCGCGCTCGCCGAGAACCACTGA
- a CDS encoding MraY family glycosyltransferase — protein sequence MREYLLTLCITAAVTYLLTGPVRKFAIVAGAMPEIRARDVHREPTPRLGGIAMFFGLCAGLLVADHLTNLSEVFENSNEPRALLSGAALIWLIGVLDDKFEIDALIKLGGQMIAAGVMVMQGLTILWLPIPGVGSVSLTQWQGTLLTVALVVITINAVNFADGLDGLAAGMVCIAAAAFFMYGYRIWYGYGLESAAPATLFAALLMGMCLGFLPHNMHPARIFMGDSGSMLIGLVLAAGAISITGQVDPDAMNLFAGSEKEAVHQTVPVYIPLLLPLTIIAVPAADLVLAIVRRTWRGQSPFAADRGHLHHRLLEIGHSHSRAVLIMYFWSALIAFGALAYSVNSGAMWIVLGIMALSAVGLLLLLLPRFTPRAPRWAEHFVPPRYRRRRAVDLPGEDAPAVANATGEGTHGEAGEDGAQDTEQDGERRTPVAAGVSGVNGATAVGPRSRLLEERRAGTSR from the coding sequence GTGCGTGAATACCTCCTGACGCTCTGCATCACGGCCGCGGTGACGTACCTGCTGACCGGGCCGGTGCGGAAGTTCGCGATCGTGGCCGGAGCGATGCCGGAGATCCGGGCACGTGACGTGCACCGAGAACCCACACCGCGCCTCGGCGGTATCGCGATGTTCTTCGGACTGTGCGCCGGCCTGCTGGTCGCCGACCACCTGACGAACCTCAGCGAGGTCTTCGAGAACTCCAACGAGCCGCGGGCCCTGCTGTCCGGCGCCGCCCTGATCTGGCTCATCGGCGTCCTGGACGACAAGTTCGAGATCGACGCCCTGATCAAGCTGGGCGGCCAGATGATCGCCGCGGGCGTCATGGTCATGCAGGGTCTGACGATCCTGTGGCTGCCGATCCCCGGTGTGGGCTCGGTCTCGCTGACCCAGTGGCAGGGCACGCTGCTGACCGTCGCGCTCGTCGTGATCACCATCAACGCGGTGAACTTCGCCGACGGCCTCGACGGCCTCGCCGCGGGCATGGTGTGCATCGCCGCGGCGGCGTTCTTCATGTACGGCTACCGCATCTGGTACGGGTACGGGCTGGAGTCCGCCGCCCCCGCCACGCTCTTCGCCGCGCTCCTCATGGGCATGTGCCTCGGCTTCCTGCCGCACAACATGCACCCCGCGCGGATCTTCATGGGCGACTCGGGCTCGATGCTCATCGGCCTCGTGCTGGCGGCCGGCGCCATCTCCATCACCGGGCAGGTCGACCCGGACGCGATGAACCTGTTCGCCGGGTCCGAGAAGGAGGCCGTGCACCAGACGGTGCCGGTCTACATCCCGCTGCTGCTGCCGCTGACGATCATCGCAGTCCCGGCGGCGGACCTGGTGCTCGCCATCGTGCGGCGCACCTGGCGGGGCCAGTCCCCGTTCGCCGCCGACCGCGGACACCTGCACCACCGTCTGCTCGAGATCGGGCACTCGCACAGCCGGGCCGTGCTCATCATGTACTTCTGGTCGGCGCTGATCGCCTTCGGAGCCCTCGCCTACTCGGTGAACTCCGGTGCCATGTGGATCGTGCTCGGCATCATGGCGCTCAGCGCGGTGGGCCTGCTGCTGCTCCTGCTGCCGCGCTTCACGCCGCGTGCCCCGCGCTGGGCCGAGCACTTCGTGCCGCCGCGCTACCGGCGGCGCAGGGCCGTGGACCTGCCAGGCGAGGATGCCCCGGCGGTCGCGAACGCAACGGGCGAGGGGACGCACGGCGAGGCCGGCGAGGACGGCGCCCAGGACACGGAGCAGGACGGGGAACGCCGCACTCCGGTGGCCGCGGGAGTCTCCGGGGTCAACGGGGCGACCGCTGTCGGCCCCCGTTCGCGTCTGCTGGAAGAGCGCAGGGCCGGAACGTCGCGCTGA
- the glyA gene encoding serine hydroxymethyltransferase: MPVTHTLEGPLIVDVLGRQDPELAEVLLAELERQTTTLQLIAAENFTSSAVLAALGSPLANKYAEGYPGARHHGGCELVDVAERMAMDRAKALFGAEHANVQSHSGSSAVLAAYAALLRPGDTVLAMGLPHGGHLTHGSPANFSGRWFDFVGYGVDPESGLIDYEQVRALARTHRPKAVVCGSISYPRHIDYAAFREVADEVGAYLIADAAHPIGLVAGGAAPSPVPYADVVCATTHKVLRGPRGGMLLCGGELAERVDRAVFPFTQGGAQMHTVAAKAVAFGEAATPAFTAYAHQVVANARMLAQGLAAEGLAVTTGGTDTHLLTVDPAPLGVDGRTARGRLAAAGMVLDTCALPHPDVRGLRLGTAAVTTQGMGETEMARIAALFGAAVRDESAGRRVREEVRDLTGRFPPYPG, encoded by the coding sequence ATGCCGGTCACACACACCCTTGAAGGTCCGCTCATCGTCGATGTGCTCGGCCGGCAGGATCCGGAGCTGGCCGAGGTCCTCCTCGCGGAGCTGGAGCGGCAGACGACGACGCTGCAGCTGATCGCCGCCGAGAACTTCACCTCCTCCGCCGTGCTGGCCGCGCTGGGCTCGCCGCTCGCCAACAAGTACGCCGAGGGATATCCCGGCGCCCGCCACCACGGCGGCTGCGAGCTGGTCGACGTCGCCGAGCGGATGGCCATGGACCGCGCCAAGGCCCTCTTCGGCGCCGAACACGCCAACGTGCAGTCCCACTCCGGGAGTTCGGCCGTGCTGGCCGCGTACGCCGCCCTGCTGCGCCCCGGTGACACCGTCCTGGCGATGGGCCTGCCGCACGGCGGCCACCTCACCCACGGGTCGCCCGCGAACTTCTCGGGTCGCTGGTTCGACTTCGTCGGCTACGGCGTCGATCCGGAGAGCGGACTCATCGATTACGAGCAGGTCCGGGCGCTGGCCCGCACCCACCGGCCGAAAGCCGTCGTGTGCGGGTCCATCTCGTATCCCCGGCACATCGACTACGCGGCCTTCCGCGAGGTGGCGGACGAGGTCGGCGCGTATCTCATCGCCGACGCCGCGCACCCCATCGGCCTCGTCGCCGGGGGAGCGGCGCCCAGCCCGGTCCCGTACGCCGATGTCGTGTGCGCGACCACGCACAAGGTGCTGCGGGGGCCGCGCGGCGGGATGCTGCTGTGCGGGGGCGAGCTGGCGGAGAGGGTGGACCGGGCCGTCTTCCCCTTCACACAGGGCGGCGCGCAGATGCACACCGTCGCCGCGAAGGCCGTCGCGTTCGGCGAGGCGGCAACACCGGCGTTCACCGCGTACGCCCATCAGGTGGTCGCGAACGCGCGGATGCTGGCACAGGGTCTGGCCGCGGAGGGGCTCGCGGTCACCACCGGCGGCACCGACACCCACCTGCTGACCGTCGACCCGGCGCCGCTCGGGGTGGACGGCCGCACCGCCCGCGGCCGTCTCGCCGCCGCCGGAATGGTCCTCGACACCTGTGCGCTGCCCCACCCCGACGTGCGGGGACTGCGCCTGGGCACGGCCGCCGTCACCACGCAGGGCATGGGGGAGACCGAGATGGCCAGGATCGCGGCGCTGTTCGGCGCGGCCGTGCGGGACGAGTCCGCGGGCCGTCGAGTACGTGAAGAAGTGCGGGATCTGACCGGGAGATTTCCCCCCTATCCCGGCTAG
- a CDS encoding arsenate reductase/protein-tyrosine-phosphatase family protein — MTAPDAGRGIGTGTGNTGAYGDGASGDSSFRILHVSTGNVCRSPITERLTRHALASRLGDPLWGGLIVESAGTWGHEGAPMEANAEAVLADFGADASGFVGRELLDEHVIRADLVLTATRDHRAQVISMGHSAGLRTFTLKEFTRLVRAIDPATLPPLDDGMVERARALVRAAAALRGWLLAPTAEADEVYDPYGAPLPFFRSVGDEINQALDPVVTALTGAPARA; from the coding sequence TTGACAGCCCCTGACGCGGGGCGTGGCATAGGTACGGGGACGGGGAACACGGGGGCTTACGGCGACGGGGCCTCGGGCGACTCCTCTTTTCGCATCCTCCACGTCAGCACCGGCAATGTGTGCCGCTCGCCGATCACCGAGCGGCTGACCCGTCATGCCCTGGCGAGCCGGCTCGGTGACCCCCTGTGGGGCGGCCTGATCGTGGAGAGCGCCGGTACGTGGGGGCACGAGGGCGCGCCCATGGAGGCCAACGCGGAGGCGGTCCTCGCGGACTTCGGCGCGGACGCCTCCGGCTTCGTGGGCCGAGAGCTGCTGGACGAGCACGTCATCCGGGCGGACCTGGTGCTGACCGCCACCCGTGACCACCGCGCCCAGGTCATCTCCATGGGTCACTCGGCGGGCCTGCGCACCTTCACGCTGAAGGAGTTCACCCGCCTGGTCCGTGCCATAGACCCCGCGACGCTGCCGCCCCTGGACGACGGCATGGTCGAACGCGCCCGGGCCCTGGTCCGCGCCGCGGCGGCTCTACGCGGGTGGCTCCTGGCCCCGACGGCGGAGGCGGACGAGGTCTACGACCCGTACGGCGCCCCGCTCCCGTTCTTCCGCTCGGTGGGGGACGAGATCAACCAGGCATTGGATCCCGTGGTGACGGCTCTTACGGGGGCGCCGGCGCGGGCCTGA
- a CDS encoding L-threonylcarbamoyladenylate synthase, with protein MARRYDTNDATDRSTGLREAASAVRRGELVVLPTDTVYGVGADAFSSEAVSDLLEAKGRGRNMPTPVLIGSPNTLHGLVTDFSEMAWELVDAFWPGALTLVAKHQPSLQWDLGDTRGTVAVRMPLHPVAIELLTETGPMAVSSANLTGHASPEDCDAAQEMLGDSVSVYLDGGPTPGIVPSSIVDVTGKVPVLLRAGALSAEELRKVVPDLEVAN; from the coding sequence ATGGCACGGCGATACGACACCAACGACGCCACCGACCGCTCGACGGGTCTGCGCGAGGCCGCGTCCGCCGTCCGCCGGGGCGAGCTCGTCGTGCTGCCGACCGACACCGTGTACGGGGTCGGCGCCGACGCGTTCAGCTCGGAGGCCGTGTCCGACCTGCTGGAGGCCAAGGGCCGCGGCCGGAACATGCCCACGCCCGTCCTCATCGGCTCCCCGAACACGTTGCACGGCCTGGTCACGGACTTCTCCGAGATGGCCTGGGAGCTCGTCGACGCCTTCTGGCCCGGCGCGCTGACCCTGGTCGCCAAGCACCAGCCGTCCCTGCAGTGGGATCTGGGCGACACCCGTGGCACCGTCGCCGTGCGTATGCCGCTGCACCCGGTCGCCATCGAGCTGCTGACCGAGACCGGCCCGATGGCCGTCTCCTCCGCCAACCTCACGGGACACGCGTCCCCCGAGGACTGTGACGCCGCGCAGGAGATGCTCGGCGACTCCGTCTCCGTGTACCTGGACGGCGGCCCCACCCCCGGCATCGTCCCGTCGTCGATCGTCGACGTCACGGGCAAGGTGCCGGTGCTGCTGCGGGCGGGCGCGCTCTCGGCCGAGGAGCTGCGGAAGGTCGTACCCGACCTCGAGGTGGCGAATTGA
- the prmC gene encoding peptide chain release factor N(5)-glutamine methyltransferase has product MNLLLAEVAQATQRLADAGVPSPRNDAEELAAFVHAVKRGELHTVKDTDFDARYWETIARREAREPLQHITGRAYFRYLELQVGPGVFVPRPETESVVGWAIDAVRAMDVVEPLIVDLCTGSGAIALALAQEVPRSRVHAVELSEDALRWTRKNVEGSRVDLRQGNALDAFPDLDGQVDLVITNPPYIPLTEWEYVAPEARDYDPELSLFSGEDGLDLIRGLERTAHRLLRPGGVVVVEHADTQGGQVPWIFTEERGWADAADHPDLNNRPRFATARRATP; this is encoded by the coding sequence GTGAACCTGCTGCTCGCGGAAGTGGCCCAGGCCACCCAGCGGCTGGCCGACGCCGGCGTGCCCTCGCCGCGCAACGACGCCGAGGAGCTCGCCGCGTTCGTGCACGCTGTGAAGCGGGGCGAGCTGCACACCGTCAAGGACACGGACTTCGACGCCCGGTACTGGGAGACGATCGCGCGCCGCGAGGCGCGCGAACCGCTCCAGCACATCACCGGACGGGCCTACTTCCGGTACCTGGAGCTCCAGGTCGGGCCGGGCGTGTTCGTGCCCCGGCCCGAGACCGAGTCCGTGGTCGGCTGGGCCATAGACGCCGTCCGCGCGATGGACGTCGTGGAGCCGCTGATCGTCGACCTGTGCACCGGCTCGGGCGCCATCGCGCTCGCTCTCGCGCAGGAGGTGCCGCGCTCGCGCGTGCACGCCGTGGAGCTGTCCGAGGACGCCCTGCGGTGGACCCGCAAGAACGTCGAGGGGTCCAGGGTCGACCTGCGCCAGGGCAACGCCCTGGACGCCTTCCCCGACCTCGACGGCCAGGTCGACCTCGTCATCACCAACCCGCCGTACATCCCGCTCACGGAATGGGAGTACGTCGCTCCGGAGGCCCGGGACTACGATCCCGAACTCTCCCTGTTCTCGGGGGAGGACGGCCTCGACCTGATCCGCGGTCTGGAGCGCACCGCGCACCGGCTGCTGCGGCCCGGCGGTGTCGTCGTCGTCGAGCACGCCGACACCCAGGGCGGACAGGTGCCGTGGATCTTCACCGAGGAGCGGGGCTGGGCCGACGCGGCCGACCACCCGGACCTCAACAACCGGCCGCGGTTCGCGACCGCCCGCAGGGCGACGCCATGA
- the prfA gene encoding peptide chain release factor 1: MFEAVEELIGEHADLEKKLADPSVHADQANARKLNKRYAELTPIIATYRSWKQTGDDIETAKEFAVDDPDFAAEVKELEKQREELTEKLRLLLVPRDPSDDKDVILEIKAGAGGDESALFAGDLLRMYLRYAERIGWKTEIIDSTESELGGYKDVQVAVKTKGGQGATEPGQGVWARMKYEGGVHRVQRVPSTESQGRIHTSAAGVLVTPEAEEVDVEIHANDLRIDVYRSSGPGGQSVNTTDSAVRITHVPTGVVASCQNEKSQLQNKEQAMRILRSRLLAAAQEEAERNAADVRRSQVRTVDRSEKIRTYNFPENRISDHRVGFKAYNLDQVLDGDLDAMIQACVDADSAAKLAAA, from the coding sequence ATGTTCGAGGCGGTCGAGGAACTCATCGGCGAGCACGCCGATCTTGAGAAGAAGCTCGCTGACCCGTCGGTCCACGCCGATCAGGCCAACGCGCGCAAGCTCAACAAGCGCTACGCCGAGCTGACCCCGATCATCGCGACGTACCGCTCCTGGAAGCAGACGGGGGACGACATCGAGACGGCGAAGGAGTTCGCCGTCGACGACCCCGACTTCGCCGCCGAGGTCAAGGAACTGGAGAAGCAGCGCGAGGAGCTCACCGAGAAGCTCCGGCTGCTGCTGGTCCCGCGGGACCCCAGCGACGACAAGGACGTCATCCTTGAGATCAAGGCGGGCGCGGGCGGCGACGAGTCGGCGCTGTTCGCCGGCGACCTGCTGCGCATGTACCTGCGGTACGCGGAGCGCATCGGCTGGAAGACCGAGATCATCGACTCCACCGAGTCCGAGCTCGGCGGCTACAAGGACGTGCAGGTCGCGGTGAAGACCAAGGGCGGCCAGGGCGCCACCGAGCCCGGCCAGGGTGTCTGGGCCCGGATGAAGTACGAGGGCGGGGTGCACCGCGTGCAGCGGGTGCCCTCGACCGAGTCGCAGGGCCGTATCCACACCTCCGCCGCCGGTGTGCTGGTCACGCCCGAGGCCGAGGAGGTCGACGTCGAGATCCACGCGAACGACCTGCGGATCGACGTCTACCGCTCCTCGGGACCCGGCGGCCAGTCGGTCAACACGACCGACTCCGCGGTGCGCATCACACACGTTCCCACCGGAGTCGTCGCCTCCTGCCAGAACGAGAAGAGCCAGTTGCAGAACAAGGAGCAGGCGATGCGTATCCTGCGCTCCAGGCTCCTCGCCGCGGCTCAGGAGGAGGCGGAGCGCAACGCGGCGGACGTCCGCCGCAGCCAGGTCCGCACCGTCGACCGCTCCGAGAAGATCCGTACGTACAACTTCCCGGAGAACCGCATCTCGGACCACCGCGTCGGCTTCAAGGCGTACAACTTGGACCAGGTCCTCGACGGCGACCTCGACGCGATGATCCAGGCCTGCGTGGACGCCGACTCGGCGGCCAAGCTCGCCGCAGCCTAG
- the rpmE gene encoding 50S ribosomal protein L31: MKRDIHPEYVETQVSCTCGASFTTRSTISNGTVRAEVCSECHPFYTGKQKILDTGGRVARFEARFGKAKAAADSK, from the coding sequence TTGAAGCGCGACATCCACCCCGAGTACGTCGAGACGCAGGTCAGCTGCACCTGTGGCGCGTCGTTCACCACCCGCAGCACGATCTCGAACGGCACCGTCCGTGCCGAGGTCTGCTCCGAGTGCCACCCGTTCTACACGGGCAAGCAGAAGATCCTCGACACCGGTGGCCGTGTGGCCCGCTTCGAGGCCCGCTTCGGCAAGGCCAAGGCTGCCGCCGACTCGAAGTAG
- a CDS encoding LCP family protein: protein MPDESTPKPGHRRTREPRSKRRKALLITAWSAAGVFVLGGTGLGYVYFNLNDNIKSVDIDQALGTDRPLDVDNGSQDILVLGSDTRSGSNKELGGGTDDGSARSDTAMIVHVYEGHKKASVVSIPRDTLVPRPECTDSEGVEHDAASLAMFNSAYSTGGAACAVKTVETMTGIRMDHYVEVDFSGFQKLIDELGGVEVTTTEDISDKESHLDLEAGTHRLTGKQALGLVRTRHGVGDGSDLGRIQLQQAFIKALVEQVKDVGVLTSPKKLYDLADTATKTVTTDSDLASVKDLASFANGLKGISSSKMNMVTLPVQYDPADANRVLVEKDKAAQVWDALKNDRPIPKSATKGTASGDAKGVVTS from the coding sequence ATGCCCGACGAGAGCACACCGAAGCCCGGCCATCGCCGCACACGCGAGCCGCGGAGCAAGCGTCGCAAGGCGCTCCTCATCACGGCCTGGTCCGCCGCGGGCGTCTTCGTACTGGGCGGCACCGGTCTCGGGTACGTGTACTTCAACCTCAACGACAACATCAAGAGCGTCGACATCGACCAGGCACTCGGCACCGACCGGCCCCTGGACGTCGACAACGGCTCGCAGGACATCCTCGTCCTCGGCTCCGACACCCGCTCCGGCAGCAACAAGGAGCTGGGCGGCGGCACCGACGACGGCAGCGCCCGCTCGGACACCGCGATGATCGTGCACGTCTACGAGGGCCACAAGAAGGCCAGCGTGGTCTCCATACCGCGCGACACCCTCGTGCCCCGGCCCGAGTGCACCGACAGCGAGGGCGTGGAACACGACGCCGCGTCCCTGGCGATGTTCAACTCGGCGTACTCCACGGGTGGCGCCGCCTGCGCGGTGAAGACCGTCGAGACGATGACCGGCATCCGCATGGACCACTACGTCGAGGTCGACTTCAGCGGCTTCCAGAAGCTGATCGACGAGCTCGGCGGTGTCGAGGTCACCACGACCGAGGACATCAGCGACAAGGAGAGCCACCTCGACCTGGAGGCCGGCACGCACCGGCTGACCGGCAAGCAGGCGCTCGGCCTGGTCCGTACGCGGCACGGTGTCGGCGACGGCTCCGACCTCGGCCGTATCCAGCTCCAGCAGGCGTTCATCAAGGCGCTGGTCGAGCAGGTCAAGGACGTCGGCGTACTGACCAGCCCGAAGAAGCTGTACGACCTCGCCGACACCGCGACCAAGACGGTCACCACCGACTCGGACCTGGCCTCGGTCAAGGACCTGGCGTCCTTCGCCAACGGGCTCAAGGGCATCAGCTCGTCGAAGATGAACATGGTCACGCTGCCGGTCCAGTACGACCCCGCCGACGCAAACCGCGTCCTGGTCGAGAAGGACAAGGCCGCGCAGGTCTGGGACGCGCTGAAGAACGACCGCCCGATCCCCAAGTCGGCGACCAAGGGCACGGCGAGCGGCGACGCGAAGGGTGTAGTCACTTCGTGA
- the rho gene encoding transcription termination factor Rho translates to MSDTTDLMGARVEETAAAPSTDASAPATGAGSRRRRGTGLEGMVLAELQQVASGLGIRGTARMRKSQLIEVIKEAQGGGGASAKAASSAGDATETKPKRRATSKARTGDEAVSPAEKKAEAKVEKAVAQQQIEIPGQPAGGPARDGGEDAPAERRRRRATAEAGSPETVTAEAKSEPRTEEPAQSQGEAKGDGPDGGADGRQGRRDRRDRADRGDRADRGERGDRDRGGRDRDRRGGKGDEQQGGQSGQGGQSNQGGQGGGNQQRQDRQDRQQGGGRQDRQDRQDRQRDNGPQDDDDFEGGRRGRRGRYRDRRGRRGRDEFGPNEPQVADDDVLIPVAGILDILDNYAFIRTSGYLPGPNDVYVSLAQVRKNGLRKGDHVTGAVRQPKDGERREKFNALVRLDSQNGMAPESGRGRPEFNKLTPLYPQDRLRLETDPGVLTTRIIDLVAPIGKGQRGLIVAPPKTGKTMILQAIANAITINNPECHLMVVLVDERPEEVTDMQRSVKGEVISSTFDRPAEDHTTVAELAIERAKRLVELGHDVVVLLDSITRLGRAYNLAAPASGRILSGGVDSTALYPPKRFFGAARNIEDGGSLTILATALVDTGSRMDEVIFEEFKGTGNAELKLDRKLADKRIFPAVDVDASGTRKEEILLGSDELAITWKLRRVLHALDQQQAIELLLDKMKQTKSNAEFLLQIQKTTPMPGNGND, encoded by the coding sequence GTGAGCGACACCACCGATCTGATGGGCGCACGTGTCGAGGAGACCGCTGCCGCGCCCTCCACGGACGCCTCCGCGCCTGCCACCGGTGCCGGCTCCCGTCGGCGCCGCGGCACCGGCCTTGAGGGCATGGTGCTGGCCGAGCTGCAGCAGGTCGCGTCCGGCCTCGGCATCAGGGGCACCGCGCGGATGCGCAAGAGCCAGCTGATCGAGGTCATCAAGGAGGCGCAGGGCGGCGGGGGTGCTTCTGCCAAGGCCGCGTCCTCCGCCGGGGACGCCACCGAGACGAAGCCCAAGCGCCGGGCCACCTCGAAGGCTCGTACGGGGGATGAAGCCGTCTCTCCCGCCGAGAAGAAGGCGGAGGCCAAGGTCGAGAAGGCCGTGGCACAGCAGCAGATCGAGATCCCCGGCCAGCCGGCCGGCGGCCCCGCCCGCGATGGGGGAGAGGACGCCCCGGCCGAGCGCCGCCGGCGTCGCGCCACCGCCGAGGCAGGCAGCCCCGAGACGGTCACCGCCGAGGCGAAGAGCGAGCCGAGGACCGAGGAGCCCGCGCAGTCCCAGGGCGAGGCCAAGGGCGACGGCCCGGACGGCGGGGCCGACGGCCGTCAGGGCCGCCGCGACCGTCGTGACCGCGCCGACCGGGGCGACCGCGCGGACCGGGGCGAGCGCGGCGACCGTGACCGTGGTGGCCGCGACCGCGACCGCCGTGGCGGCAAGGGCGACGAGCAGCAGGGCGGCCAGAGCGGCCAGGGTGGTCAGAGCAACCAGGGCGGTCAGGGCGGCGGCAACCAGCAGCGCCAGGACCGGCAGGACCGCCAGCAGGGCGGCGGCCGGCAGGACCGCCAGGACCGTCAGGACCGTCAGCGCGACAACGGTCCCCAGGACGACGACGACTTCGAGGGTGGCCGCCGCGGTCGCCGCGGTCGTTACCGCGACCGCCGTGGCCGCCGTGGCCGCGACGAGTTCGGCCCCAACGAGCCGCAGGTCGCCGACGACGACGTCCTGATCCCCGTCGCGGGCATCCTGGACATCCTCGACAACTACGCGTTCATCCGTACGTCGGGCTACCTGCCCGGTCCGAACGACGTGTACGTCTCGCTGGCCCAGGTCCGCAAGAACGGTCTGCGCAAGGGTGACCACGTCACCGGCGCCGTCCGGCAGCCCAAGGACGGCGAGCGCCGCGAGAAGTTCAACGCGCTGGTCCGCCTGGACTCGCAGAACGGCATGGCTCCCGAATCGGGGCGCGGACGGCCGGAGTTCAACAAGCTGACGCCGCTCTACCCGCAGGACCGGCTCCGCCTGGAGACCGACCCGGGGGTGCTGACGACCCGGATCATCGACCTCGTCGCGCCCATCGGCAAGGGCCAGCGCGGTCTGATCGTGGCCCCGCCGAAGACCGGCAAGACCATGATCCTGCAGGCGATCGCCAACGCGATCACCATCAACAACCCCGAGTGCCACCTGATGGTCGTCCTGGTCGACGAGCGTCCGGAAGAGGTCACCGACATGCAGCGGTCGGTGAAGGGCGAGGTCATCTCCTCGACCTTCGACCGTCCCGCCGAGGACCACACCACGGTCGCCGAGCTCGCCATCGAGCGCGCCAAGCGTCTGGTGGAGCTGGGCCACGACGTCGTCGTGCTGCTCGACTCGATCACGCGTCTGGGCCGTGCGTACAACCTCGCCGCCCCGGCCTCCGGTCGCATCCTGTCCGGTGGTGTCGACTCGACCGCGCTGTACCCGCCGAAGCGCTTCTTCGGTGCCGCGCGCAACATCGAGGACGGCGGCTCGCTGACGATCCTGGCCACCGCGCTGGTCGACACCGGCTCGCGCATGGACGAGGTCATCTTCGAGGAGTTCAAGGGCACCGGCAACGCGGAGCTCAAGCTCGACCGCAAGCTCGCCGACAAGCGCATCTTCCCGGCGGTGGACGTGGACGCGTCCGGTACCCGTAAGGAAGAGATCCTGCTCGGCAGCGACGAGCTCGCCATCACCTGGAAGCTGCGCCGCGTGCTCCACGCGCTCGACCAGCAGCAGGCGATCGAGCTGCTGCTCGACAAAATGAAGCAGACGAAGTCGAACGCCGAGTTCCTGCTGCAGATCCAGAAGACGACGCCGATGCCGGGCAACGGCAACGACTGA